Proteins found in one Thalassomonas actiniarum genomic segment:
- a CDS encoding helix-turn-helix domain-containing protein, whose protein sequence is MEDLLLFAITMATLGQIVLCIPLLLADAKQRQSRLPLTVYFFASAVLATGPAIYLLLPAWYSLYIAAVFPAWFLLGPSFYLYVQALTSSTPWKMQGKHLIHVIPAGFGLAITMLVLTLTPEQRQGIFIDGAEADSGLPLLTVISIFLSLLVWIIQSIFYVTRIMICLSRYRKQLKNLFANNDNRELGWLYALLILVVSTWIFSLLAMMSDLALENTLTSRLEAILSLVLVWSLAYLGLRQKPGFEGRYGDSQVLEINPLDDKEAAHNAGHTKKMNETGDSQAVSTEAGSIETEQEETGNSKKYQRSALSEEQALRIAEKINTVMAQEQLYLDSTLSLNKLAQHLAISPNYISQTLNETLDSTFFDFINQWRIKSAKPMIIENKANVLTIALEVGFNARSSFYKAFKKETGMTPGDFRKSHAAGTCELVD, encoded by the coding sequence TTGGAAGATCTGCTGCTATTTGCCATTACCATGGCAACACTTGGACAAATAGTCCTGTGTATTCCCCTGCTGCTAGCGGATGCAAAACAAAGGCAAAGTAGACTTCCACTCACCGTCTATTTTTTTGCCAGCGCAGTATTGGCAACCGGCCCGGCAATTTATCTGCTGTTACCCGCCTGGTATAGTCTTTATATAGCGGCGGTATTTCCCGCCTGGTTCCTGCTCGGACCAAGCTTTTACCTTTATGTGCAGGCGCTCACCTCCAGCACGCCCTGGAAAATGCAAGGAAAACATCTGATCCACGTCATTCCCGCCGGATTCGGCCTGGCCATCACAATGTTGGTACTCACACTCACTCCAGAGCAGAGACAGGGGATTTTTATCGACGGTGCAGAGGCTGACTCTGGCCTGCCCCTGCTCACGGTCATTAGCATATTCCTGTCGCTACTCGTATGGATTATACAGTCTATCTTTTATGTCACCCGCATTATGATCTGCTTGTCCCGTTACCGCAAACAGTTAAAGAACTTGTTTGCCAACAACGACAACCGGGAACTTGGCTGGTTATACGCCTTATTGATCCTGGTCGTGAGCACCTGGATATTCTCCCTGCTGGCGATGATGTCGGATTTAGCGCTGGAAAATACGTTAACCAGCCGACTTGAAGCAATACTGTCTCTGGTGCTGGTGTGGAGCCTGGCCTACCTTGGTTTAAGGCAAAAACCTGGCTTCGAAGGCCGCTATGGTGACAGCCAAGTTCTTGAGATTAATCCCCTTGATGATAAGGAAGCTGCTCACAATGCCGGTCATACTAAGAAAATGAATGAAACAGGCGATAGCCAGGCAGTAAGCACAGAGGCGGGCAGTATCGAAACAGAGCAAGAAGAAACCGGCAACAGCAAGAAATACCAGCGCTCCGCCTTAAGTGAGGAACAGGCTTTGCGTATCGCCGAAAAAATCAACACGGTAATGGCGCAGGAGCAACTCTACCTTGACTCTACCCTGTCGTTAAACAAGCTGGCTCAACATCTGGCCATCTCCCCTAACTATATTTCGCAAACCTTAAACGAAACCCTGGACAGCACCTTTTTCGATTTTATCAACCAATGGCGCATCAAAAGCGCCAAGCCGATGATTATCGAGAATAAAGCCAACGTATTAACCATAGCGCTTGAGGTCGGCTTTAATGCCCGCTCCTCTTTTTATAAAGCCTTTAAAAAAGAAACCGGCATGACCCCCGGGGATTTCAGAAAGTCACATGCCGCCGGCACATGCGAACTTGTCGACTAA
- a CDS encoding DUF4386 family protein: MSNLQKLGGLAAISQALIYILAFIVYGAVLQYPTGDDVMLKFQFLADNQLLLSVMNLVAYVLFGILLAVMVLALHERLKVQAEALSRFACVFGFLWVGLVIASGMIDNIGMAAVLKLAETEPEQARIMWLTLMVLIEGIGGGNELVGGLWVLLLSLAGWKSRALSKPLFYLGVFVGCAGISTCYPADVLTEIFGLSQIVWFIWIGIFMFSNKLPEQDSALHSGLCTAAAK, from the coding sequence ATGAGTAATCTTCAAAAACTCGGTGGACTTGCTGCAATTTCTCAAGCCCTGATCTATATCCTGGCTTTTATCGTTTACGGGGCGGTCTTGCAATATCCGACAGGCGACGATGTTATGCTGAAATTTCAGTTTTTAGCCGATAATCAATTGCTGTTGTCGGTGATGAACCTGGTTGCTTATGTGTTGTTTGGTATTTTACTGGCGGTAATGGTACTGGCGTTACATGAAAGGTTAAAAGTACAGGCGGAGGCATTATCCCGGTTTGCCTGTGTGTTTGGTTTTCTCTGGGTGGGTTTGGTCATTGCCAGCGGCATGATCGACAACATAGGCATGGCTGCGGTGCTTAAGCTGGCTGAGACCGAGCCTGAGCAGGCCCGGATCATGTGGTTAACCTTGATGGTGCTTATTGAGGGGATTGGCGGCGGTAATGAACTTGTCGGTGGTTTATGGGTATTATTGTTAAGCCTGGCCGGATGGAAAAGCCGGGCTTTGTCAAAACCCTTGTTTTACTTAGGGGTCTTTGTGGGTTGTGCCGGTATCTCAACCTGTTATCCGGCAGATGTGCTTACGGAAATTTTTGGTTTGAGTCAGATTGTCTGGTTTATCTGGATAGGCATCTTTATGTTCAGTAATAAGTTGCCGGAACAAGATAGCGCGCTTCATTCAGGTCTTTGTACGGCAGCAGCTAAATAA
- a CDS encoding AraC family transcriptional regulator, whose amino-acid sequence MLRFHSFAYTGRQNKPMTLSFPDIFDLLLRFLAVGQLSLLCLYILSNSRQLKALLGSSLAVCLSAYLLLTAPVPDHHYGILRGILLFFTELTPYLLWYFAFSLLNKGLIGENLISEELLKERFHPKHWPLAVKALVAGAILWFLYFFGYLQGRGLFHDINHGLQLILLLHIIFIAVKDLRDDLVTARRNSRLVLTLASCVYFSLTLLLELGDASLRDATVFSITNASLVLLSTSVFGWYYFRGSFKDISPLPATADNQQEITDAAAPEIPVEYQAIYQQLCQRMADGFYMQSQLTITALASELTTPEHQLRKLINQHLGFRNFSDFLNSYRLVEACSQLEDIEHIRKPILTLALELGYGSVATFNRAFKAKTGKSPKEYRDHFQK is encoded by the coding sequence ATGTTAAGATTTCATTCTTTTGCTTATACCGGCCGCCAAAATAAACCGATGACTTTATCTTTCCCCGATATCTTTGATCTCTTGCTGCGCTTTTTAGCCGTAGGACAGTTATCGCTGTTATGTTTATATATTTTATCCAACAGCCGGCAGTTAAAGGCCCTGCTCGGCAGCAGCCTGGCTGTTTGCTTATCCGCCTACCTGTTGCTGACCGCCCCGGTACCGGATCACCATTACGGCATACTCAGGGGCATATTATTGTTTTTTACCGAACTTACCCCCTATCTGTTGTGGTATTTTGCCTTTTCCTTGTTAAACAAGGGGTTAATAGGAGAGAACTTAATAAGTGAGGAGCTATTAAAAGAGCGCTTTCATCCAAAGCACTGGCCGCTGGCAGTTAAAGCTCTGGTAGCCGGGGCCATCTTGTGGTTTTTATACTTTTTTGGCTATTTACAGGGAAGAGGTTTGTTCCATGATATCAATCATGGCCTTCAGCTAATTTTGCTGCTGCATATTATTTTTATCGCCGTCAAAGATCTCAGGGATGATCTGGTGACTGCCAGACGTAACAGTCGCCTGGTCTTAACCCTTGCCAGCTGCGTATATTTTTCTTTAACCCTGCTATTAGAGCTCGGTGACGCTTCATTAAGAGACGCCACCGTATTCAGCATCACTAATGCAAGCCTGGTATTATTATCAACATCCGTGTTTGGCTGGTATTATTTCCGCGGCAGTTTCAAAGATATTTCCCCGCTACCAGCCACAGCTGACAACCAGCAAGAAATCACGGATGCGGCAGCACCTGAAATCCCGGTTGAATATCAAGCCATTTACCAGCAACTTTGCCAGCGAATGGCGGACGGCTTTTATATGCAGTCGCAATTAACCATCACAGCCCTGGCAAGCGAGCTAACGACACCTGAGCACCAGTTACGCAAATTAATTAACCAACATTTAGGGTTTAGAAACTTTTCCGATTTCCTAAACAGCTACCGCCTGGTTGAGGCCTGCTCACAATTGGAAGATATCGAGCATATCCGTAAACCGATTTTAACCCTGGCACTGGAACTGGGTTATGGCTCGGTTGCTACCTTTAACCGGGCTTTTAAAGCGAAAACCGGCAAGTCACCAAAAGAATATCGTGATCATTTTCAAAAATGA
- a CDS encoding ester cyclase: MKMIKLLIPAFLLVSLFACNSDNDSKSPEVAGVDQPENPPQGPCVSVECQDSNQYAVEQIYTEIINGNNTQLVYSLYQEDFIQHNDAITAGLSGQQAYFNQLSSDNPDHVATIKHLVADGEYVAVHWHYSDTPENEFSGSAMVDLYKFSDGLISEQWNIAMLLGASTVSGNSVFSDLYVYQDAEVLMTEAMEDANKEMVTAFYLDLFNNQNIALIDELVDENYLQHNVWVPNGSAALRDFVSSRTLGGLEIFLSLAADDLVWTFSAGDNLTLVDLWRVDHDTGKIVEHWDLF, encoded by the coding sequence ATGAAGATGATTAAACTGCTTATCCCTGCTTTTTTACTGGTCAGCCTTTTTGCCTGCAACAGTGATAATGACAGCAAATCACCGGAAGTTGCCGGTGTAGACCAGCCTGAGAACCCGCCCCAGGGACCCTGTGTGAGTGTTGAGTGCCAGGACAGCAACCAGTATGCTGTTGAGCAAATATATACCGAGATTATCAATGGCAACAACACTCAGCTGGTTTACTCCCTGTATCAGGAGGACTTTATTCAGCATAATGATGCCATAACCGCCGGGCTTTCCGGGCAGCAAGCTTACTTTAATCAACTGAGCAGCGATAACCCGGATCATGTTGCCACCATTAAACATCTGGTTGCCGATGGCGAGTACGTGGCGGTTCACTGGCATTATTCCGATACCCCGGAAAATGAATTCTCCGGCTCGGCCATGGTTGATCTTTATAAATTCTCCGACGGCCTGATCAGTGAGCAATGGAATATCGCCATGCTGCTGGGGGCGAGCACGGTCAGCGGTAACTCGGTCTTTAGCGATTTATATGTTTATCAGGATGCTGAGGTGTTAATGACGGAAGCAATGGAAGATGCCAACAAGGAAATGGTGACGGCATTTTATCTGGATTTATTCAATAACCAGAATATCGCGCTAATTGATGAGCTTGTTGATGAAAACTATTTGCAGCACAATGTGTGGGTGCCTAACGGCAGCGCTGCTTTGCGTGACTTTGTCAGCAGCCGCACCCTGGGCGGTTTAGAGATCTTCCTCAGCCTGGCGGCGGATGATCTGGTGTGGACTTTTTCGGCCGGCGATAACCTTACCCTGGTTGATTTATGGCGTGTGGATCACGATACAGGCAAAATCGTCGAGCACTGGGATCTGTTTTAA
- a CDS encoding DcaP family trimeric outer membrane transporter gives MFTNKHLTNAAKLTVGKSALAAALLLALPATAAVKLKDAVNDTEFAFGGYMKVDAFWSDFSDGSLASNNIGRQFYVPSTVPVCESQDCEDGATTFDGHTRATRFNFSTLTHIDGHKVKTFLEMDFLATPGGNELVSNSYSPRLRHAFISYDNWLVGQTWTTFQNTGALPESLDFLGPAESTIFERQAMVRYSYGNWQFSLENPESLVMNNGGNGRIDCDDSSLPDMVARYNHDAGWGQLSVAALLRQLKIDDANYDSTTSAYGVSVAGKIKLGADDIRFMGSYGSGMGRYIGLAITSDAVLDDKGDLEAIDSYGGFVAYRHLWNEKLRSTLSYSTFSADNKIEYTGRSATKSADSIHLNLIYSPIKPLSIGVEYIRANRELENGYDGDLDRLQFSAKYVL, from the coding sequence ATGTTTACGAATAAACACTTAACGAATGCAGCTAAATTAACCGTCGGTAAAAGCGCGCTGGCAGCAGCCTTGTTACTGGCTTTACCGGCAACGGCTGCGGTTAAATTAAAAGATGCGGTGAACGATACTGAGTTTGCTTTCGGCGGTTATATGAAAGTGGATGCCTTCTGGAGCGATTTTAGCGACGGCTCGCTGGCCTCCAATAATATTGGCCGTCAGTTTTATGTGCCCTCAACCGTGCCGGTATGTGAAAGCCAGGATTGTGAAGACGGTGCCACCACCTTTGATGGCCACACCAGGGCGACACGCTTTAATTTCAGTACCCTGACCCATATCGACGGCCATAAAGTTAAAACATTTCTTGAGATGGACTTTTTAGCCACGCCGGGGGGCAATGAGCTGGTATCCAACAGCTATTCGCCGAGGCTGCGCCATGCTTTTATCAGCTACGATAACTGGCTGGTAGGACAAACCTGGACCACCTTCCAAAACACCGGCGCCCTACCCGAATCCCTGGATTTCTTGGGGCCGGCAGAAAGCACTATTTTTGAGCGCCAGGCCATGGTGCGTTACAGCTATGGCAACTGGCAGTTCTCGCTGGAAAATCCGGAAAGCCTGGTGATGAACAATGGCGGCAACGGCCGTATTGATTGTGACGACAGCTCGTTGCCGGATATGGTTGCCCGTTATAACCATGATGCCGGGTGGGGACAGCTCAGCGTTGCCGCACTGTTACGGCAATTAAAAATTGATGATGCCAACTACGACAGTACCACCTCGGCTTATGGCGTCAGCGTTGCGGGTAAAATTAAGTTGGGCGCCGATGACATCCGTTTTATGGGCTCTTATGGATCGGGCATGGGGCGTTATATCGGCTTGGCCATCACCAGTGATGCGGTGCTGGATGACAAGGGGGATCTTGAAGCCATCGACAGCTATGGCGGCTTTGTTGCCTATCGCCATCTGTGGAACGAAAAGTTACGTTCGACCTTAAGTTATTCTACTTTTTCTGCCGATAATAAAATCGAATATACCGGGCGCAGTGCTACCAAATCTGCAGACAGTATTCATCTGAACCTGATTTATTCGCCGATTAAGCCCTTAAGTATCGGCGTGGAATATATCCGGGCCAACCGCGAGCTGGAAAACGGTTATGACGGCGACCTGGACAGGTTGCAGTTCTCGGCCAAGTATGTGCTGTAA
- a CDS encoding serine hydrolase domain-containing protein yields the protein MYEMFKLSKVKVFSLAITGIFTVMLILAWPVYQTLAHKNKIAFPPFYHFIAIPEESPGGEVLYNPAYQNAAEQMQPLLTRHKAAINAPAISAAVAIDNQLIWAGVSGWADIEEKTPVTTESQFRIGSTSKALTGTALARMVDTGQIELDQPISTYMQNLPNQQWQQITPRQLASHMAGLPHYKENTDYLGFYKTLALSTRYEQVSDALSVFDSSELLFSPGSNFSYSSLGTVLLSAVMENAAETPYLDIMQQAVFTPLKMQATMAEFKGESSSNLASFYWNDEGRSQKVRQWRKVDLSHRLAGGGFISTSSDLVKMGMAVLRDDFISPATRKTFWTPQTLPGGSEAPQGYSLGWRVLTRKIDNELGEITFANHGGVSRGAQSWLMVIPEYQMSVAVNINANTEVFWDFAKISMQIAKAFIQERKGLYSKTKGQVKNSAG from the coding sequence ATGTATGAAATGTTTAAGTTATCAAAAGTAAAGGTTTTCTCCCTGGCTATCACCGGGATTTTCACAGTCATGTTAATATTGGCCTGGCCGGTTTATCAGACCCTGGCCCATAAAAATAAAATAGCCTTCCCGCCGTTTTACCACTTTATTGCCATACCCGAAGAAAGTCCCGGGGGGGAAGTGCTGTATAACCCGGCTTACCAAAATGCTGCCGAACAAATGCAGCCGTTATTAACCCGACATAAAGCCGCTATTAATGCCCCGGCAATTTCGGCCGCCGTGGCGATAGATAACCAACTCATTTGGGCCGGTGTTTCCGGCTGGGCCGATATCGAGGAAAAAACGCCTGTAACTACCGAAAGTCAGTTTAGAATCGGCAGCACCTCCAAGGCCCTGACCGGCACCGCACTGGCCAGAATGGTAGATACCGGGCAAATAGAATTAGACCAACCTATTTCAACTTATATGCAGAACTTGCCCAATCAGCAATGGCAGCAGATCACCCCACGCCAACTGGCTTCACACATGGCGGGCTTACCTCATTATAAAGAAAATACCGACTACCTCGGATTTTATAAAACCCTCGCTTTATCAACGAGATATGAGCAGGTATCAGATGCCTTATCGGTTTTTGACAGCAGCGAGTTATTATTTTCACCCGGCAGCAACTTCAGTTACTCCTCCCTTGGCACGGTTTTATTAAGTGCGGTGATGGAAAATGCGGCGGAGACTCCCTACCTGGACATTATGCAACAGGCTGTTTTTACCCCCTTAAAGATGCAAGCAACCATGGCAGAATTTAAAGGGGAAAGCTCAAGCAATCTGGCCAGCTTTTACTGGAATGACGAAGGGCGTAGCCAAAAAGTCAGGCAGTGGCGCAAAGTCGACCTTAGCCACAGACTCGCCGGCGGCGGTTTTATTTCCACCTCATCTGATCTGGTAAAAATGGGCATGGCGGTTTTACGGGACGATTTTATTTCCCCGGCAACCAGAAAGACCTTTTGGACACCGCAAACCCTGCCCGGTGGCAGTGAAGCCCCGCAAGGTTATTCCCTGGGCTGGCGGGTGCTCACCAGAAAAATCGATAACGAATTGGGCGAGATCACTTTTGCCAATCACGGCGGGGTCTCCAGGGGGGCGCAAAGCTGGCTGATGGTGATCCCCGAATATCAAATGTCGGTGGCGGTCAATATCAATGCCAATACCGAGGTTTTCTGGGATTTTGCCAAAATCTCAATGCAAATTGCCAAAGCCTTTATTCAAGAAAGAAAGGGCCTCTACAGTAAGACAAAAGGGCAAGTAAAAAATAGCGCAGGATAA
- a CDS encoding LytR/AlgR family response regulator transcription factor, with amino-acid sequence MKAIVIEDSRLARQGLIRMLKGFPEIEVMAEAENPARALVLIEQLQPELLFLDIHMPGGSGFDLLNQLAYSPKVIFTTAFSEYAIKSFEHHTIDYLLKPISFKRLETALEKLQDNGDELKQGLTLEPQAKPAMKMSDKIFLKDNEQCYLVSLAEIHYFESCKNYARIFFEQKNAFIKKSLSAIEARLPGQYFFRINRQYIVNLNAVKAIEEAISEGYLITMSDGKVLDISRRNASLLKERLSF; translated from the coding sequence ATGAAAGCTATTGTGATTGAAGACTCGCGTTTGGCCCGCCAGGGGCTGATCCGCATGTTAAAAGGTTTTCCCGAGATTGAAGTGATGGCCGAGGCGGAAAATCCGGCCCGGGCGCTGGTACTGATAGAGCAACTGCAACCCGAGTTGTTGTTTCTGGACATTCATATGCCGGGGGGCTCCGGATTTGATTTGTTAAATCAGCTGGCGTATTCCCCTAAGGTGATTTTTACCACGGCGTTTTCTGAATATGCGATAAAGTCATTTGAACATCACACCATAGATTATTTATTAAAACCCATCAGTTTCAAACGGCTGGAAACCGCATTGGAAAAATTACAGGATAACGGCGACGAGTTAAAGCAGGGCTTGACGCTAGAGCCACAGGCAAAACCCGCCATGAAAATGAGCGATAAGATTTTTTTAAAAGATAACGAACAGTGTTACCTGGTCAGCCTGGCCGAGATCCATTATTTTGAAAGCTGTAAAAACTATGCCAGGATCTTCTTCGAACAAAAAAATGCCTTTATTAAAAAATCGTTAAGTGCGATCGAAGCGCGTTTGCCCGGGCAGTACTTTTTCCGGATAAACCGCCAATATATCGTGAATCTAAATGCGGTTAAGGCGATAGAGGAAGCAATTAGCGAGGGTTATCTTATTACCATGAGCGATGGCAAAGTGCTGGATATCTCAAGAAGAAATGCGAGTTTATTAAAAGAGCGTCTCAGTTTTTAA
- a CDS encoding sensor histidine kinase, translating into MNIFIKNLLPASRTFWLYHLSGCLLVVLSYFLMHSYYGNNVFNLTVMNLIGMCLFTPTALCFRRCYIKYRWQDFNTAKIISFVFIYSALAGLVVAVLLTLATKSFYLDLQLARVGPDKAVKVILSQLVFLAFTYQVIACGWGFIYNYTVASRRVQAALLKNLRLQNSLKDAQLSSLSNQLNPHFLFNSLNNIRFVIHENQQKADDMITNLSELLRYSLETSQHEKVGLQQELAIIEQFIDLESIQLEQRLNFKLNDDSRCGHYLVPPMTIHLLVENAIKHGIELLPEGGTLSLDINVLEQQLVCTVTNDKPLSYQVLKPGTQIGLDNIRQRLRLLYGDKASLEINNGETVFIAKMIIPREAGHESYCD; encoded by the coding sequence TTGAATATTTTTATAAAAAACCTGCTGCCTGCAAGCCGTACTTTTTGGTTATACCATTTGTCCGGGTGTTTGCTGGTGGTGTTATCCTATTTTCTTATGCACAGCTACTACGGCAATAATGTTTTTAACCTGACGGTAATGAACCTGATCGGCATGTGCTTGTTTACCCCGACAGCCCTATGTTTTCGCCGTTGTTATATCAAGTACCGGTGGCAAGACTTTAATACTGCCAAAATTATTTCATTTGTCTTTATCTATTCGGCCCTGGCGGGTCTGGTGGTGGCGGTGTTACTGACCCTGGCGACGAAATCTTTTTATTTAGACCTTCAGCTGGCCCGTGTCGGGCCGGACAAAGCCGTTAAAGTGATTCTCAGCCAGTTGGTGTTTTTAGCGTTTACCTACCAGGTGATCGCCTGTGGCTGGGGTTTTATTTACAACTATACCGTGGCCAGCCGCCGGGTGCAGGCTGCCTTATTGAAAAACCTGCGTTTGCAGAACAGTTTAAAAGACGCCCAGCTGAGCAGTTTAAGCAATCAGCTTAATCCGCATTTTTTATTTAACTCCTTAAACAACATTCGTTTTGTGATCCACGAAAATCAGCAAAAAGCCGATGATATGATCACTAACTTGTCGGAATTATTAAGGTATTCGCTGGAAACCAGCCAGCATGAGAAAGTCGGGCTACAGCAGGAGCTGGCCATTATTGAGCAATTTATCGACCTTGAGTCTATCCAGTTGGAGCAACGGCTTAACTTTAAGCTAAATGATGACAGCCGCTGCGGGCACTATTTAGTGCCGCCGATGACCATACATTTACTGGTGGAGAATGCCATTAAACACGGCATTGAGCTTTTGCCCGAGGGCGGCACTTTATCTCTTGATATTAACGTGCTTGAGCAGCAGCTGGTATGTACGGTAACCAATGATAAACCTTTAAGCTATCAAGTGTTAAAACCCGGTACCCAAATAGGTCTGGATAATATCAGGCAAAGATTACGCTTACTTTATGGCGACAAGGCAAGTTTAGAGATTAATAATGGCGAAACAGTATTTATCGCCAAGATGATAATTCCCAGGGAGGCCGGCCATGAAAGCTATTGTGATTGA